TACCCCTGTTGTGTATTGACCAAGGGCAATCATACATGCACCCGTTAATGTCGCAAAATCAAATATATAATCAGCTTTAACTTTCTCTTGTGCATAATCAAGAACGTCACAAAGAACCAAACGACCTTCGGCATCGGTGTTTCTAACCTCTACTGTTTTACCGCTTCTTGTAACTAGTATATCATCAGGCTTATAAGCATCACCGCCGATCATATTTTCCACTGCACCTATAAATGCATGAACTTCTATATCCAGTTTTAATTCACTTACGGCTTTTATCATACCAAGTACGGCACAGGCTCCGGCTTTGTCCATCTTCATAGTAACCATACTGGTTGATGGCTTTAGGCTTAGTCCACCACTGTCATATGTCAAACCTTTCCCGACTAAAGTTATAACTTTTTTAGCTTTTTTCTTTGGTTTGTATGTTAGGTGTATTAACTGGCTTTCATGTCTTGAAGCACGTCCTACTGCAAGCATAGCCGCACATTTTTCTTTTTTAAGTGCTTTTTCATCTAAAATATTACATTCCAAGTCATTTTCTTTAGCTAGTTTAAGTGAGAGTTTTGCAAGAGTTTCCGGATGCATATCTTCAGGGATTGTGTTTACAATATCACGAGTAAAACATGTAGCTTCTGCAATTATAACAGCTTCTTCAAAATCGCTTTGGAGTTCTTTTATATCATCACAAACTAAATAGATGTTTTTTAATGTATCTTTTTTTGGTTTAGATTTGTATTTAGTATATTCATAACCGCCAAGAATAATTCCTTCAACAACGGCCTTAATATTTTTCTTGGTTACCTGAAAACTTGCAGATTTATATTTTGCAGATTTTAAAGTTT
The genomic region above belongs to Sulfurimonas lithotrophica and contains:
- a CDS encoding leucyl aminopeptidase, with protein sequence MDIKLTSHSSRNNKNTTDVTVEFITKDKLKKQKENKLLDLAGFCGEQDTICFLHEKSLLACGIDSESSDDTRSVCSIAIKTLKSAKYKSASFQVTKKNIKAVVEGIILGGYEYTKYKSKPKKDTLKNIYLVCDDIKELQSDFEEAVIIAEATCFTRDIVNTIPEDMHPETLAKLSLKLAKENDLECNILDEKALKKEKCAAMLAVGRASRHESQLIHLTYKPKKKAKKVITLVGKGLTYDSGGLSLKPSTSMVTMKMDKAGACAVLGMIKAVSELKLDIEVHAFIGAVENMIGGDAYKPDDILVTRSGKTVEVRNTDAEGRLVLCDVLDYAQEKVKADYIFDFATLTGACMIALGQYTTGVMGHSTKIKHDIMMRASADSGELTGHLPFNRHLKKLLKSDIADISNVSSKPYGGAITAGLFLDNFIKDENKDKWLHFDIAGSAYTESPWDCNVYGGTGAGVRLISSFLKNIK